The genomic segment CTGTCATGCCATGACGTGATCATCGCATCCATGCCGAACCGCGGCTCCGATCACCGAGGAGAGGCAACGGAATGGATTGCAGGATCAAGTCCTGAATAACATCGTGAAATGGATGTAGGGCCTGCCATTCACGCCGCAGGCTTCTTGTGCCGCTTCGGTTGCCGCCTGCATTTTTCGGAACAATAGCGAACCTCGTCCCAGTCCTTCGCCCATTTTTTACGCCACGCGAAAGGACGGCCGCATGAGGCGCAGATCTTTTGCGGCAAATCGCCTTTTCTGAGCATTTTCATGAAGTTTCGCCAAAGAGATCGGCCTGGTCCGGCGAAGATTTCCTGCGCCGTCGCCCCCGGGAACGCTCCTGGCCCCGCATGGGTATGCCGCTCTTGCGGCTGCCATGCCTGTTCTGAATGTCAGCCGCCCTCCCTCTGAAGGCATGTCCCTTTCGAATGCCCCAGACCTTTTCTCGTGCGTCGCGTGCCGCGCTCACGTGATCAACAACCGGAAACGGATAGATCTTTCCG from the Roseibium sp. HPY-6 genome contains:
- a CDS encoding DUF2256 domain-containing protein; amino-acid sequence: MLRKGDLPQKICASCGRPFAWRKKWAKDWDEVRYCSEKCRRQPKRHKKPAA